The following are encoded in a window of Paenibacillus polymyxa genomic DNA:
- a CDS encoding TetR/AcrR family transcriptional regulator, which yields MNSESQSVSLKIPREELNRRRILAAARELFIKNGVDNVNMHQIAKTAGVGQASLYRRYSDKGDICQEIAYEEYQPLFDEVQAFLDQSPETAALDRLYHVIVRYVSFLEAKVPWLCEVSRASTGHRPLQSPLCQWMRNISRNLLNEAVEQGDVSGVDISYTIEALLAVLHNIDYHLQDEGFTSQRVLDGLHRIFIEGLRANRH from the coding sequence ATGAATTCAGAATCGCAATCTGTCTCTCTGAAAATTCCCAGAGAGGAGTTAAACCGAAGACGAATTTTGGCGGCGGCTAGAGAACTTTTCATCAAAAACGGTGTTGACAATGTCAATATGCATCAGATTGCGAAGACTGCTGGAGTAGGACAAGCAAGCCTATACCGCCGCTACTCGGATAAGGGCGACATATGTCAGGAGATCGCGTATGAAGAATACCAACCTTTGTTTGATGAAGTTCAAGCATTTCTTGATCAGTCCCCAGAAACCGCTGCCTTGGACCGGCTTTACCATGTAATCGTAAGATATGTATCTTTTTTAGAAGCGAAAGTTCCTTGGCTCTGTGAGGTCAGCCGGGCCTCAACCGGGCATCGTCCGTTACAATCTCCGTTATGTCAATGGATGCGCAATATAAGCAGAAATCTGCTAAATGAGGCCGTTGAACAGGGAGACGTATCCGGGGTGGACATTTCATATACTATTGAAGCCCTGCTGGCCGTGCTTCACAATATCGATTACCATCTCCAAGATGAAGGCTTTACAAGCCAACGAGTTCTTGATGGATTACACCGCATATTTATTGAAGGTTTAAGAGCTAATAGACATTAA
- a CDS encoding Asp-tRNA(Asn)/Glu-tRNA(Gln) amidotransferase GatCAB subunit A — MSKLNFQLSFAAIHELAEGIRTREISPVEITEHALHRIERLNPKLNVFVTQTSELAIEQAKQSERDIMHGRYKGPLHGIPIVHKDLYYTKGIRTTAGSKILNSFVPDYDSTVAAKLHEAGTVLLGKVQTHEFAAGLTTTSPHFGPCLNPWNTELVTGGSSGGSASALAAGLTYLGTGSDTGGSIRIPAALCGVVGMKPTYGRVSRYGIIPMAWSLDHSGPLTRCVMDASLCLDVMSGFDPKDESTVDLPAPGIKMYPNGLRGVRIGLPTSYYYEDLMPEVEAAMKAAINKFRELGAEIIEVSLPLIKHVRSATMAIMMTEMYSYHEKWLETELEQYGPDVRMFLESSRDIPASIYLQSQRARQLIVNDFLNALSGIDILLTPATPITAPRADDDASVFRLNSFTVPTNLTGLPSLSMPCGFSPSGLPINMQLIGRPFEEATVLGIGNTYEMNTDWHKRHPDL; from the coding sequence ATGAGTAAATTAAATTTCCAACTGTCCTTTGCTGCTATTCATGAGCTGGCCGAGGGGATCCGAACAAGGGAAATATCCCCGGTAGAGATTACAGAACATGCGCTTCACCGCATCGAACGTTTGAATCCGAAACTGAACGTTTTCGTTACCCAAACGTCCGAACTGGCGATTGAACAAGCGAAGCAATCGGAACGCGATATTATGCATGGTCGGTACAAAGGACCCCTTCACGGGATTCCCATCGTTCATAAGGATCTATATTACACTAAAGGGATCCGAACAACTGCCGGTTCAAAAATATTGAACAGCTTCGTCCCCGATTACGATTCGACGGTTGCAGCTAAGCTACATGAGGCTGGAACAGTTCTGCTAGGCAAAGTACAGACTCACGAGTTCGCTGCGGGATTGACAACAACTAGCCCGCACTTCGGTCCTTGCCTCAATCCGTGGAACACTGAACTTGTAACGGGAGGTTCAAGCGGCGGCTCGGCTTCTGCTTTAGCGGCTGGACTTACTTATCTGGGCACAGGCTCGGATACCGGAGGTTCGATCCGCATACCCGCTGCTTTGTGCGGTGTCGTAGGGATGAAGCCGACGTACGGTCGGGTCAGTCGGTATGGTATCATTCCAATGGCCTGGTCATTGGACCACTCGGGTCCGTTGACCCGCTGTGTCATGGATGCGTCCCTGTGCTTGGATGTGATGTCTGGCTTCGATCCAAAGGATGAATCGACTGTCGATCTGCCTGCGCCAGGTATCAAGATGTATCCGAATGGTCTCAGGGGTGTGCGTATCGGATTGCCGACAAGCTACTATTACGAGGATTTGATGCCGGAAGTGGAAGCTGCGATGAAGGCCGCTATCAATAAATTCCGAGAACTGGGAGCAGAAATCATCGAAGTTAGCCTGCCCCTGATCAAACATGTTAGAAGTGCGACGATGGCCATTATGATGACGGAAATGTACTCGTACCACGAGAAGTGGCTTGAGACAGAATTGGAACAGTATGGACCGGACGTCCGAATGTTTCTTGAAAGCAGTAGAGATATTCCGGCTTCCATTTACCTTCAGTCTCAGCGGGCCCGGCAACTAATTGTCAATGATTTTTTGAATGCATTGTCCGGAATCGACATCTTGTTGACGCCGGCAACACCGATCACTGCGCCGCGTGCAGATGATGATGCTAGTGTATTCAGATTGAACTCATTTACGGTTCCGACCAATTTGACTGGCTTGCCTAGCCTGAGCATGCCTTGCGGCTTCTCACCTTCCGGTCTGCCGATTAATATGCAATTGATTGGCCGCCCCTTCGAAGAAGCGACAGTACTAGGTATCGGCAATACTTATGAAATGAATACAGACTGGCACAAGAGACATCCGGATTTGTAA